One segment of Pseudodesulfovibrio sp. 5S69 DNA contains the following:
- a CDS encoding HD domain-containing protein, with translation MSAKENTAHAAYSRRSTLPPPPPARPAPELFVPDDARCARYWKEFAMLDNVAEHSRMVADVATFLARRAVKTGMDVDVPTVRASALLHDLAKTYCIRHGGNHSQLGGAWVMELTGNPVIASGVTHHVYWPFDLDLPRYFPPLAVLYADKRVNHNRLVSIEDRFDDLIVRYGIPLNIQDSINETKRQALELEQLLCDTLEVDLNACDFDSGRLV, from the coding sequence ATGTCTGCCAAGGAAAACACCGCCCACGCCGCCTATTCACGGCGGTCGACGCTGCCCCCGCCGCCCCCGGCCCGTCCCGCTCCCGAACTGTTCGTCCCGGACGACGCCCGGTGCGCCCGATATTGGAAAGAATTCGCCATGCTCGACAACGTGGCTGAGCACAGCCGCATGGTCGCCGACGTGGCCACCTTTCTGGCCAGGCGGGCCGTCAAGACGGGGATGGACGTGGACGTGCCCACGGTGCGCGCTTCGGCCCTGCTCCACGACCTGGCCAAGACCTACTGCATCCGCCATGGCGGCAACCACAGCCAGTTGGGCGGGGCCTGGGTCATGGAGCTGACCGGCAACCCGGTCATCGCCTCCGGCGTGACGCATCACGTCTACTGGCCCTTCGACCTGGACCTGCCGCGCTACTTCCCGCCCCTGGCCGTGCTCTATGCGGACAAGCGCGTGAACCACAACCGGCTGGTGTCCATCGAAGACCGTTTCGACGACCTGATCGTGCGGTACGGCATCCCCCTGAACATCCAGGACAGCATCAACGAAACCAAGCGGCAGGCCCTGGAGCTGGAACAACTGTTATGCGACACACTCGAGGTGGACCTCAATGCATGTGATTTTGATAGCGGGCGGCTGGTCTGA
- a CDS encoding 3-deoxy-D-manno-octulosonic acid transferase, whose protein sequence is MATTGVGLALKTYGLAWKAALPLLRFNGRLKDGWEQRTLAGGMPAPADLWMQAASGGEAYLAWEVLKHLKPAGPETLRVLVTTNTLQGYQTLLRAAEEANGRKAGLAVQPWYFPFDAPELMTRMVRRVRPRLAVILETEIWPGFLSACKAENVRVLLANGRMTTKSLAGYMSWPGLFRALSPDRIMAVSETDGRRFGTLFGREKVRIMPNIKFDRMGDGAPMARKGNPLGDLIRERDSFVIFGSVRREEEHDVTRLAAGLMSARPAVVLGLFPRHMHHLDLWRKAMDGAGLNWVLRSRLSGPARPGSVILWDAFGELVPAYGLAKAAFVGGSLAPLGGQNFLEPLTSGVTPVTGPHWKNFAWVGREIIDSGLAVEASGWQDALESLKKIIDNPPSRREVAGAARRYIRDRRGGAEAVSKQVADFLNKD, encoded by the coding sequence ATGGCCACGACCGGCGTGGGCCTGGCCCTCAAGACGTACGGATTGGCCTGGAAAGCCGCCCTGCCCCTGCTCAGATTCAACGGACGGCTCAAGGACGGATGGGAACAACGCACCCTGGCCGGGGGCATGCCCGCCCCGGCCGACCTGTGGATGCAGGCGGCCAGCGGGGGCGAGGCGTACCTGGCCTGGGAGGTCCTCAAACACCTGAAGCCCGCCGGACCCGAGACCCTGCGCGTGCTCGTGACCACCAACACCCTGCAGGGATACCAGACCCTGCTCCGGGCCGCGGAGGAGGCCAACGGGCGCAAGGCCGGACTGGCGGTCCAGCCGTGGTATTTCCCGTTCGACGCGCCCGAGCTCATGACCCGCATGGTCCGGCGCGTGCGCCCCAGGCTCGCCGTTATCCTTGAGACCGAGATCTGGCCGGGCTTCCTGTCCGCCTGCAAGGCCGAGAACGTGCGCGTGCTCCTGGCCAACGGCCGCATGACCACCAAGTCCCTGGCCGGATACATGTCCTGGCCCGGCCTGTTCCGGGCCCTGTCCCCGGACCGGATCATGGCCGTGTCCGAGACCGACGGCCGCCGCTTCGGCACCCTGTTCGGCCGCGAAAAGGTCCGGATCATGCCGAACATCAAGTTCGACCGCATGGGCGACGGCGCCCCCATGGCCCGCAAGGGCAACCCGCTCGGGGACCTGATCCGCGAGAGGGACTCGTTCGTCATCTTCGGCTCGGTGCGCCGGGAGGAGGAGCACGACGTGACCAGGCTGGCCGCCGGGCTCATGTCCGCGCGCCCGGCGGTGGTGCTCGGCCTGTTCCCGCGCCACATGCACCACCTGGACCTGTGGCGCAAAGCCATGGACGGGGCCGGGCTCAACTGGGTCCTCCGCTCCCGGCTCTCCGGCCCGGCCCGGCCCGGCTCGGTCATCCTGTGGGATGCCTTCGGCGAGTTGGTCCCGGCCTACGGACTGGCCAAGGCGGCCTTCGTGGGCGGCTCGCTGGCCCCGCTCGGCGGGCAGAATTTTCTCGAACCCCTGACCAGCGGCGTGACCCCGGTGACCGGTCCGCACTGGAAGAACTTCGCCTGGGTCGGCCGCGAAATCATCGACTCGGGTCTGGCCGTGGAGGCGTCCGGCTGGCAGGATGCTTTGGAATCACTCAAGAAAATCATCGACAACCCGCCGTCGCGCCGTGAGGTTGCCGGTGCCGCCAGGCGGTATATCCGGGACCGAAGGGGCGGCGCGGAAGCGGTCTCCAAACAGGTTGCCGATTTTCTTAATAAGGATTAA
- a CDS encoding D-alanine--D-alanine ligase family protein, translating into MHVILIAGGWSDERDVSLSGAKKIRAALDELGHDVTFFDPADDFRNLLSIAKDADFAFINLHGTPGEDGLIQAVLDKANCPYQGAGPAASYLALNKAAAKEVFEANGIKTPDWQLVTPTQGRETPLELALPVFVKPDKGGSSLGMSLVRTAEEFPAALDKVFDMCQSALVEAFIPGVELTCGILGDEALPLIMITPRDGSDYFDYENKYADDGAEEICPAPVDEALSTSIREQMLTAHAALGLTGYSRGDFIATADGEAYLLEVNTLPGMTPTSLLPRAAAHVGYSFTELIGELIRLGLEGRV; encoded by the coding sequence ATGCATGTGATTTTGATAGCGGGCGGCTGGTCTGACGAACGCGACGTCTCCCTGTCCGGGGCGAAGAAGATCCGGGCCGCCCTGGATGAACTCGGTCACGACGTGACCTTTTTCGACCCCGCCGACGACTTCCGGAACCTGCTTTCCATAGCCAAAGACGCGGACTTCGCCTTCATAAACCTGCACGGCACGCCGGGCGAGGACGGCCTGATCCAGGCCGTCCTGGACAAGGCGAACTGCCCCTACCAGGGCGCGGGCCCGGCCGCCTCCTACCTGGCCCTGAACAAGGCCGCCGCCAAGGAGGTCTTCGAGGCCAACGGCATCAAGACCCCGGACTGGCAACTGGTCACGCCCACCCAGGGCCGCGAAACCCCGCTGGAACTTGCCCTGCCCGTGTTCGTCAAGCCGGACAAGGGCGGCTCGTCCCTAGGCATGTCCCTGGTGCGCACGGCCGAAGAGTTCCCGGCCGCGCTCGACAAGGTCTTCGACATGTGCCAGTCCGCCCTGGTCGAGGCCTTCATCCCCGGCGTGGAGCTGACCTGCGGCATCCTCGGCGACGAAGCCCTGCCCCTGATCATGATCACCCCCCGGGACGGGTCCGACTACTTCGACTACGAGAACAAGTACGCGGACGACGGGGCCGAGGAGATCTGCCCGGCCCCGGTGGACGAAGCGCTGTCCACGTCCATCCGGGAGCAGATGCTCACGGCCCACGCGGCCCTCGGCCTGACCGGCTACAGCCGGGGCGACTTCATCGCCACCGCCGACGGCGAGGCCTACCTGCTTGAGGTCAACACCCTGCCCGGCATGACCCCCACCAGCCTGCTGCCGCGGGCGGCGGCCCACGTGGGCTACTCCTTCACCGAATTGATCGGCGAGCTCATCCGGCTCGGCCTGGAAGGCAGGGTTTAG
- the hypE gene encoding hydrogenase expression/formation protein HypE, translating into MSDKVLLDYGSGGRASQRLISDLFLKYLGNDELDRLNDAAVLNLSGRIAMSTDSFTVDPIFFPGGDIGSLAVHGTVNDVAMMGAVPRYITCGYIIEEGLPMADLERIVQSMGEAARHAGVKVVTGDTKVVPKGACDKIFINTTGIGEIIADPTPSGDAARVGDAVLVSGTMGDHGLTVLGTREGLDFEAKVQSDSAALNHLLVKLVRELPEVHVLRDPTRGGLATTLNEITKSSNVCCELTETSIPVRPEVKGGCSILGLDPLYLANEGKFICILPGEYADKALEIMRADPLGQDACRIGTMTDANPGKVVLVTQLGGKRLLGMLEGEQLPRIC; encoded by the coding sequence ATGTCTGATAAAGTGTTACTCGATTACGGCAGCGGCGGCCGCGCTTCCCAGCGCCTCATTTCCGACCTCTTTCTCAAATACCTCGGCAACGACGAACTCGACCGTCTCAACGACGCGGCGGTCCTGAACCTGTCCGGCAGGATCGCCATGTCCACCGACTCGTTCACCGTGGACCCGATCTTCTTTCCCGGCGGCGACATCGGCTCCCTGGCCGTGCACGGTACGGTCAACGACGTGGCCATGATGGGCGCGGTGCCGCGCTACATCACCTGCGGCTACATCATCGAGGAAGGGCTGCCCATGGCCGACCTGGAGCGCATCGTCCAGTCCATGGGCGAGGCCGCGCGGCACGCCGGGGTCAAGGTCGTCACCGGCGACACCAAGGTCGTGCCCAAGGGCGCCTGCGACAAGATTTTCATCAACACCACCGGCATCGGCGAGATCATCGCCGACCCGACGCCGAGCGGCGACGCGGCCAGGGTTGGCGACGCGGTCCTGGTCTCCGGGACCATGGGCGACCACGGCCTGACCGTGCTCGGCACCCGCGAGGGGCTGGACTTCGAGGCCAAGGTCCAGTCCGACTCGGCCGCCCTGAACCACCTTCTGGTCAAGCTCGTCCGCGAACTGCCCGAGGTCCACGTCCTGCGCGACCCCACGCGCGGCGGCCTGGCCACCACCCTGAACGAGATCACCAAGAGCTCGAACGTCTGCTGTGAACTGACCGAGACCAGCATCCCGGTCCGGCCCGAGGTCAAGGGCGGCTGCTCCATCCTCGGCCTGGACCCGCTCTACCTGGCCAACGAGGGCAAGTTCATCTGCATCCTGCCCGGCGAATACGCGGACAAGGCCCTCGAAATCATGCGCGCCGACCCGCTGGGCCAAGACGCCTGCCGCATCGGCACCATGACCGACGCCAACCCCGGCAAGGTCGTCCTCGTCACCCAGCTCGGCGGCAAACGCCTCCTGGGCATGCTCGAAGGCGAACAACTCCCGCGCATCTGCTAG
- the hypD gene encoding hydrogenase formation protein HypD — protein MSFELLEKFRDPALCRKILDKMESELDRELRFMEVCGTHTVAIFQSGLRSLLPEKIVHLSGPGCPVCVTHESEVNAFLDLAGHENVILATFGDLMRVPGDKGRNLKKAVADGARVKVVYSPFDTLKLAKENPGDLVVFIGVGFETTAPTIAATMKMAREQGIDNLRILCFHKTVPTALDALLSDEAINIDGFILPGHVSAIIGVEPYNFIAEDYAKSAVVTGFEPLDILQSLNQMIEWRNKGEAHVANNYTRIVGEHGNPKALEIMYEVFEPCDALWRGLGLIPSSGLEIRPEWESFDAKKQFGIEIKESPALPGCKCGDILKGVKQPDQCPLFGKACTPANPVGPCMVSTEGSCAAYYKYKLD, from the coding sequence TTGAGCTTTGAATTACTGGAAAAGTTCCGTGATCCGGCCCTGTGCCGGAAAATCCTCGACAAGATGGAATCCGAACTGGACCGGGAGCTGCGCTTCATGGAGGTCTGCGGCACCCATACCGTGGCCATCTTCCAGAGCGGGCTGCGCTCCCTCCTGCCGGAAAAGATCGTCCATCTCTCCGGGCCTGGCTGTCCGGTCTGCGTGACCCACGAGTCCGAGGTCAACGCCTTTCTGGACCTGGCGGGGCACGAAAACGTCATCCTGGCCACCTTCGGCGATCTCATGCGCGTTCCCGGCGACAAGGGCCGCAACCTCAAGAAGGCCGTGGCCGACGGGGCGCGGGTCAAGGTGGTCTATTCGCCCTTCGACACCCTTAAGCTGGCCAAGGAGAACCCCGGCGACCTGGTGGTCTTCATCGGCGTGGGCTTCGAGACCACGGCCCCGACCATCGCCGCGACCATGAAGATGGCCCGCGAGCAGGGCATCGACAACCTGCGCATCCTCTGTTTCCACAAGACCGTGCCCACCGCGCTCGACGCGCTGCTGTCGGACGAGGCCATCAACATCGACGGCTTTATCCTGCCCGGTCATGTGTCGGCCATCATCGGCGTCGAGCCGTACAATTTTATCGCCGAGGACTACGCCAAGTCCGCCGTGGTCACCGGGTTCGAGCCCCTGGACATCCTCCAGTCCCTGAACCAGATGATCGAGTGGCGAAACAAGGGCGAGGCCCACGTGGCCAACAACTACACGCGCATCGTCGGCGAGCACGGCAACCCCAAGGCGCTCGAGATCATGTACGAGGTCTTCGAGCCCTGCGACGCCCTGTGGCGCGGCCTGGGCCTGATCCCCAGCTCCGGGCTGGAAATTCGGCCCGAGTGGGAGTCCTTCGACGCCAAGAAGCAGTTCGGCATCGAGATCAAGGAGAGCCCGGCCCTGCCCGGCTGCAAGTGCGGCGACATCCTCAAGGGTGTCAAGCAGCCGGACCAGTGCCCGCTGTTCGGCAAGGCCTGCACCCCGGCCAACCCGGTCGGCCCGTGCATGGTCTCCACCGAAGGCTCCTGTGCCGCCTACTACAAATACAAGCTGGATTAG